One window of the Fundidesulfovibrio soli genome contains the following:
- a CDS encoding 4Fe-4S dicluster domain-containing protein codes for MSRIVLDEERCKGCLLCTVVCPKNILRQSARMNAQGYKVAECAPELAEECTGCTACAQMCPDLAIVVWRTVKAKEASR; via the coding sequence ATGTCACGAATCGTCCTCGACGAGGAGCGTTGCAAAGGCTGTCTGCTTTGCACCGTTGTCTGCCCCAAGAACATACTCCGCCAGTCCGCGCGCATGAACGCGCAAGGATACAAGGTGGCCGAGTGCGCCCCGGAGCTCGCTGAAGAGTGCACCGGCTGCACCGCCTGCGCCCAGATGTGCCCCGACCTGGCCATCGTGGTCTGGCGCACCGTCAAAGCCAAGGAGGCCAGCCGATGA